One genomic region from Streptomyces sp. NBC_01431 encodes:
- the ffh gene encoding signal recognition particle protein: MFDTLSDRLAATFKNLRGKGRLSEADIDATAREIRIALLEADVALPVVRAFIKQVKERASGIEVSQALNPAQQVIKIVNEELIGILGGETRRLRFAKNPPTVIMLAGLQGAGKTTLAGKLGKWLKGQGHSPLLVACDLQRPNAVNQLSVVAERAGVAVYAPEPGNGVGDPVKVAQDSIEFARSKQYDVVVVDTAGRLGIDQELMQQAADIRDAVSPDEILFVVDAMIGQDAVNTAEAFRDGVGFDGVVLSKLDGDARGGAALSIAHVTGKQIMFASNGEKLEDFDAFHPDRMASRILDMGDLLTLIEQAEKTFSQEEAEKMASKLASSKGKDFTLDDFLAQMEQVRKMGSISKLLGMLPGMGQIKDQINNIDERDVDRTAAIIKSMTPGERHDPTIINGSRRARIAKGSGVEVSAVKNLVERFFDARKMMSRMAQGGGMPGMPGMPGMGGGPGRQKKQIKQAKGKRKSGNPMKRKAEEAAAAAAAEAKAQGGALGLPAAEQQKNFELPDEFKKFMG, encoded by the coding sequence GTGTTCGACACCCTCTCCGACCGCCTTGCCGCGACATTCAAGAACCTCCGGGGCAAGGGCCGCCTGTCCGAGGCGGACATCGACGCCACCGCGCGCGAGATCCGCATCGCGCTGCTCGAGGCCGACGTCGCGCTGCCCGTAGTCCGCGCCTTCATCAAGCAGGTCAAGGAACGCGCGTCCGGCATCGAGGTCTCCCAGGCCCTCAACCCCGCCCAGCAGGTCATCAAGATCGTCAACGAGGAGCTCATCGGCATCCTCGGCGGCGAGACCCGGCGTCTGCGGTTCGCCAAGAACCCCCCGACCGTCATCATGCTCGCGGGTCTCCAGGGTGCCGGTAAGACCACCCTCGCCGGAAAGCTCGGCAAGTGGCTGAAGGGGCAGGGCCACTCCCCGCTCCTGGTGGCCTGTGACCTCCAGCGCCCCAACGCCGTCAACCAGCTGAGCGTCGTCGCCGAGCGCGCGGGCGTCGCGGTCTACGCGCCCGAGCCGGGCAACGGCGTGGGCGACCCGGTCAAGGTCGCCCAGGACTCCATCGAGTTCGCCCGGTCCAAGCAGTACGACGTGGTCGTGGTCGACACCGCCGGACGCCTCGGCATCGACCAGGAGCTGATGCAGCAGGCCGCGGACATCCGCGACGCCGTCAGCCCCGACGAGATCCTCTTCGTCGTCGACGCGATGATCGGCCAGGACGCGGTCAACACCGCCGAAGCCTTCCGCGACGGCGTGGGCTTCGACGGCGTGGTGCTCTCCAAGCTCGACGGCGACGCCCGCGGCGGCGCGGCGCTGTCCATCGCGCACGTCACCGGCAAGCAGATCATGTTCGCCTCCAACGGCGAGAAGCTGGAAGACTTCGACGCGTTCCACCCGGACCGTATGGCGTCCCGCATCCTCGACATGGGTGACCTGCTCACCCTGATCGAGCAGGCGGAGAAGACGTTCAGCCAAGAAGAGGCCGAGAAGATGGCCTCCAAGCTGGCATCGAGCAAGGGCAAGGACTTCACGCTCGACGACTTCCTGGCTCAGATGGAGCAGGTCCGCAAGATGGGCTCCATCTCCAAGCTGCTCGGGATGCTGCCCGGCATGGGGCAGATCAAGGACCAGATCAACAACATCGACGAGCGGGACGTGGACCGCACCGCGGCCATCATCAAGTCGATGACCCCGGGCGAGCGCCACGACCCGACGATCATCAACGGCTCGCGCCGTGCCCGTATCGCCAAGGGTTCCGGCGTCGAGGTCAGCGCGGTCAAGAACCTGGTCGAGCGGTTCTTCGACGCCCGCAAGATGATGTCCCGGATGGCCCAGGGCGGCGGAATGCCGGGCATGCCGGGGATGCCGGGCATGGGCGGCGGCCCCGGTCGGCAGAAGAAGCAGATCAAGCAGGCCAAGGGCAAGCGCAAGAGCGGCAACCCGATGAAGCGCAAGGCCGAGGAGGCCGCCGCCGCCGCTGCCGCCGAAGCGAAGGCGCAGGGCGGCGCACTCGGCCTGCCCGCCGCCGAGCAGCAGAAGAACTTCGAGCTGCCCGACGAGTTCAAGAAGTTCATGGGCTGA